One window of Gemmatimonadaceae bacterium genomic DNA carries:
- a CDS encoding F0F1 ATP synthase subunit delta: MSRARQASENERNAIAEQLSKVLGKQAMLHVNVNPAILGGVIVKVGDTVMDGSVRKRLAILRSRILSGVA, encoded by the coding sequence ATTTCCCGTGCCCGCCAGGCCAGCGAGAACGAGCGAAACGCGATCGCCGAGCAGCTGTCGAAGGTGCTGGGGAAGCAGGCGATGCTGCATGTCAACGTGAATCCGGCGATACTCGGCGGCGTGATCGTGAAGGTTGGCGACACGGTGATGGACGGGTCGGTGCGGAAGCGGCTGGCAATCCTCCGGAGCAGAATACTGTCGGGCGTGGCCTAG
- a CDS encoding prolyl oligopeptidase family serine peptidase — protein MMLVRRAALPSIEEISAPYLALAGDRVNPRTNGSWYETAVRGLAIRNIDGSHEVQVAPPPRGSIISSLWSPDGRNVAFLVRTDSALNIWVADAATGKSRQLTRWNVNGAAGQPCSWATTASLLCRMVIHNRGSAPRAPEIPAGPVVQETEVTTTAGNATFQNLLQNPTDEARFDYYYAAQLASVGLDGNVTAIGKPGIYVVSRASPDGRWILVQALHRPWSYQVPRFRFPTRTDVWSADGRVVRTLADVGLQDRVGGASGAVATGLRQPSWRADAPATVVWVEALDNGDPAKVVPKRDRVLSLAAPYTGEPQALIEVENRFGGITWGRDNLAVVDEFWQKTRKARTWTIDPSTPGVPPKLLWDRSFEDTYANPGSFATTAGRFGLQVVFTTRDGSKAFLIAQGASPEGDRPFLDRFDFGSAKTERLWRSDAPRYEEPIVLLDADKVRFLTRRESLSEVPNYFIRELSAGDRTLVAVTQFKDPAPQFAGVTKQLITYKRNDGVQLSATLYLPPGYDKSKGPLPFLFWAYPQEFKSASAASQVTGSPYRFTRPSGMSHLFMLTQGYGVLDNPTMPIVGEGDKEPNDAYVPQLVASAKAAVDKVVEMGVADRERIAVGGHSYGAFMTANLLAHSNLFRAGIARSGAYNRTLTPFGFQAEDRNYWKARDVYMTMSPFNYADSIGVPILLIHGMADDNTGTFPVQSERFFAALKGNGKRARLVMLPAEPHGYRARESLGHTLWEMTEWLDKYVKPPRSRAN, from the coding sequence ATGATGTTGGTCCGGCGAGCCGCACTACCGAGCATCGAAGAGATCTCCGCGCCATATCTGGCGCTCGCGGGTGACCGGGTGAATCCCCGCACGAACGGCAGCTGGTACGAGACGGCAGTCAGAGGGCTGGCTATCCGGAACATCGACGGATCGCACGAGGTTCAAGTTGCCCCACCGCCGCGAGGGAGCATCATCAGCTCACTGTGGTCGCCCGACGGCCGCAACGTCGCGTTCCTTGTCCGCACTGATAGCGCCCTCAACATCTGGGTTGCCGACGCTGCAACGGGAAAGTCGCGTCAGCTGACCCGATGGAACGTGAACGGTGCCGCGGGCCAACCCTGCTCATGGGCGACCACGGCCTCGCTGCTCTGTCGCATGGTGATTCACAATCGAGGCTCGGCGCCCAGAGCGCCAGAGATCCCGGCGGGGCCTGTAGTTCAGGAGACGGAAGTAACAACGACTGCGGGAAACGCCACATTTCAAAACCTGCTGCAGAATCCGACCGACGAAGCTCGCTTCGACTACTACTACGCGGCGCAGCTCGCTTCGGTGGGACTCGACGGAAACGTCACAGCGATCGGAAAGCCAGGGATCTACGTTGTGTCGCGCGCATCGCCTGACGGACGATGGATTCTCGTCCAGGCACTACATCGGCCGTGGTCGTATCAGGTCCCCCGCTTCCGGTTCCCGACGCGTACCGATGTATGGTCAGCGGACGGTCGCGTCGTCCGGACCCTCGCCGATGTCGGTCTTCAGGATCGTGTGGGCGGCGCATCAGGGGCTGTCGCGACGGGGCTTCGCCAGCCATCGTGGCGGGCGGATGCTCCCGCTACGGTCGTGTGGGTCGAGGCACTCGACAATGGCGATCCCGCGAAAGTGGTTCCAAAGCGGGACCGAGTGCTGAGTCTCGCTGCACCATACACCGGCGAGCCGCAAGCATTGATTGAGGTCGAGAATCGTTTCGGCGGAATCACTTGGGGACGCGACAATCTCGCAGTCGTCGATGAATTCTGGCAGAAGACGAGAAAAGCCCGCACCTGGACTATCGATCCGTCCACGCCGGGGGTGCCGCCAAAGCTGCTCTGGGATCGCTCGTTTGAGGACACCTACGCCAACCCGGGATCATTCGCCACCACAGCCGGACGCTTCGGTCTGCAGGTAGTGTTCACCACAAGGGACGGATCAAAGGCCTTCCTCATCGCCCAGGGTGCTTCGCCGGAAGGCGATCGACCCTTCCTCGATCGCTTCGACTTCGGCAGTGCGAAGACTGAACGCCTGTGGCGCTCGGACGCTCCGCGCTACGAGGAGCCGATTGTGCTGCTCGACGCGGACAAAGTGCGTTTTCTCACCCGCCGCGAGAGCCTCAGTGAAGTTCCTAATTATTTCATTCGCGAACTTTCTGCCGGAGATCGAACGCTCGTCGCGGTGACCCAGTTCAAGGATCCCGCGCCGCAGTTCGCCGGTGTGACGAAGCAGCTCATCACCTACAAACGCAATGACGGCGTTCAATTATCAGCGACCCTGTACCTGCCCCCAGGCTATGACAAGTCCAAAGGTCCGCTGCCGTTTCTGTTCTGGGCGTATCCCCAGGAATTCAAGAGCGCGAGCGCGGCGTCGCAAGTCACCGGCTCACCCTACCGCTTCACGCGCCCGTCGGGAATGTCGCACCTGTTCATGCTGACTCAGGGTTACGGCGTCCTCGACAATCCCACCATGCCGATCGTCGGCGAAGGCGACAAAGAACCGAACGACGCGTACGTGCCGCAGCTGGTGGCGAGCGCAAAGGCCGCGGTGGACAAGGTCGTCGAGATGGGTGTGGCTGACCGCGAACGCATTGCAGTGGGAGGCCACTCGTATGGCGCCTTCATGACGGCGAATCTGCTCGCGCATTCGAATCTCTTCCGCGCTGGCATCGCCCGAAGCGGTGCGTACAACAGAACGCTCACGCCGTTCGGCTTCCAGGCCGAGGACCGGAATTACTGGAAGGCGCGCGACGTATACATGACGATGTCGCCGTTCAACTACGCCGACAGCATCGGGGTGCCCATCCTGCTGATCCATGGAATGGCGGATGACAATACGGGCACATTCCCGGTGCAGAGCGAGCGGTTCTTCGCGGCGCTGAAAGGCAATGGCAAAAGGGCGCGTCTCGTGATGCTGCCCGCCGAGCCGCACGGCTACCGCGCCCGTGAATCACTCGGCCACACGCTCTGGGAAATGACCGAGTGGCTCGACAAGTACGTGAAGCCGCCACGTTCAAGGGCGAACTAG